Proteins encoded together in one Streptomyces umbrinus window:
- a CDS encoding serine/threonine-protein kinase: MSEGDSDRRVIDGRFRLESRLGGGGMGTVWRATDLVLHRNVAVKEVRPPDAGLAEYDPDGARMLRERVLREARALARIDHPNVVTIHHIVDGGEGTYPWIVMELVGGGSLADRLVRGPMDTTETARLGREVLAALRAAHDAGIQHRDVKPANVLLRPDGRPVLTDFGIAAIRESTALTATGSIIGTADYMAPERVSGNDGGAASDLWSLAMMLYAAVEGRHPLRRGTTLATLAAVLYEEVPPPVKAGPLADVLMRVLVRDPAARPDAETLDRMLASVVEGGVAAAAAEGTTSYRLMPPSAAPPAPPFPSGSGEFGPLTGYPTPQDAVPGLPATPTPYPVAPAGAPSPGRPSRHRHWSRVVLSAAATALVGVLVWALVPDGEKSDSSSSGGAGSGARATPSSSSTSTTESSADASMPTPRQTAKGNTTDLLTPDGIRTAIKAFKKETGSDLFGDFKVYPEHISAYVMVKGSRTRYDTYTYRVDRGLEKGIIKGSLSGGAQVFNPDEFDWDTVPSLLAEARKKLNVDSPTSRYLLVEGPNELRGTPADMAVYLSNEYNESGYLEADIHGKVTKVMAADG; the protein is encoded by the coding sequence ATGAGCGAGGGGGACAGCGACAGACGCGTCATCGACGGCCGGTTCCGACTGGAGTCGCGGCTCGGCGGCGGTGGGATGGGAACGGTCTGGCGGGCCACGGACCTCGTGCTGCACCGGAATGTGGCCGTCAAAGAGGTGCGGCCGCCGGACGCGGGGCTGGCCGAGTACGACCCGGACGGCGCGCGGATGCTCCGGGAGCGGGTGCTCCGCGAGGCCAGGGCGCTGGCCAGGATCGACCACCCGAACGTCGTGACGATCCATCACATCGTCGACGGCGGCGAGGGCACCTATCCATGGATCGTCATGGAACTGGTCGGCGGCGGATCGCTGGCCGACCGCCTGGTCCGTGGACCCATGGACACGACCGAGACGGCCCGGCTCGGACGCGAGGTGCTGGCCGCACTGCGCGCCGCGCACGACGCGGGCATCCAGCACCGGGACGTCAAGCCCGCCAATGTGCTGCTGCGCCCCGACGGCCGCCCCGTGCTCACGGACTTCGGGATCGCGGCGATCCGCGAATCGACCGCACTGACCGCCACCGGTTCGATCATCGGCACGGCCGACTACATGGCGCCGGAGCGAGTCTCGGGCAACGACGGCGGAGCGGCATCGGACCTCTGGTCGTTGGCGATGATGTTGTACGCCGCCGTCGAGGGCCGGCACCCCCTGCGGCGGGGCACGACGCTGGCCACCCTCGCGGCCGTCCTCTACGAGGAGGTCCCGCCACCGGTGAAGGCAGGGCCTCTGGCGGACGTACTGATGCGTGTGCTGGTGCGGGATCCGGCAGCGCGGCCCGATGCCGAGACCCTCGACCGGATGCTGGCTTCCGTGGTCGAGGGCGGAGTGGCCGCCGCCGCGGCCGAGGGCACCACTTCCTACCGGCTGATGCCCCCGTCGGCCGCCCCACCGGCCCCGCCGTTTCCTTCCGGATCGGGCGAGTTCGGCCCACTGACCGGGTACCCGACACCGCAGGACGCGGTTCCCGGACTGCCCGCCACTCCTACGCCGTACCCGGTGGCCCCTGCCGGTGCGCCGTCGCCCGGCCGACCGTCCCGGCACAGGCACTGGTCCAGGGTCGTCCTGTCCGCCGCAGCGACAGCGCTCGTCGGCGTCCTAGTGTGGGCCCTGGTGCCGGACGGGGAGAAGTCCGACTCCTCGTCCTCCGGGGGTGCGGGGAGCGGGGCGAGAGCGACGCCGTCGAGCAGCAGTACCTCGACGACCGAATCGTCCGCCGACGCCTCGATGCCCACGCCCAGGCAGACGGCAAAGGGAAACACCACTGATCTGCTGACGCCCGACGGCATCCGCACCGCGATCAAGGCGTTCAAGAAGGAGACGGGCAGCGACCTGTTCGGCGATTTCAAGGTGTACCCCGAGCACATCTCCGCCTACGTGATGGTCAAGGGCAGCCGGACCCGGTACGACACGTACACCTACCGTGTCGACCGGGGTCTGGAGAAGGGAATCATCAAGGGCTCGCTGTCCGGCGGAGCCCAGGTGTTCAACCCGGACGAATTCGACTGGGACACGGTCCCCTCGCTGCTCGCCGAGGCCAGGAAGAAGCTGAACGTCGACAGTCCCACGAGCCGCTACCTGCTGGTCGAAGGGCCGAACGAACTGCGCGGCACCCCCGCCGACATGGCTGTGTACCTCAGCAACGAGTACAACGAGAGCGGCTATCTGGAGGCCGACATCCACGGCAAGGTGACCAAGGTGATGGCCGCCGACGGATGA
- a CDS encoding snapalysin family zinc-dependent metalloprotease, with the protein MHVRKPTIGLAAVLTVTFSLMGGQAVATPSTTAPSEVADSAVAARVVTYDASGSAEFKSAVDRGAAIWNESVDAVELRPVATGQRANIRVLADNGWPRALPTTLGNGTVYIGRQAVDQGYNTVRISSHELGHILGLPDRKPGPCSSLMSGSTAGIACTNPYPDTVEKAEVEDNFSSALARTGGAARSGVVIVD; encoded by the coding sequence ATGCACGTCCGTAAGCCGACGATCGGACTCGCTGCCGTCCTGACGGTGACCTTTTCGCTGATGGGCGGCCAGGCCGTGGCCACCCCGTCCACGACCGCTCCCTCCGAGGTCGCGGACAGCGCCGTCGCCGCCCGTGTCGTCACCTACGACGCGAGCGGTTCCGCGGAGTTCAAGTCCGCCGTCGACCGCGGTGCGGCGATCTGGAACGAGAGTGTCGACGCCGTCGAACTGCGCCCGGTCGCGACCGGGCAACGCGCCAACATCCGGGTCCTGGCGGACAACGGCTGGCCCAGGGCCCTGCCCACCACACTGGGCAACGGAACCGTCTACATCGGACGCCAGGCCGTTGACCAGGGCTACAACACGGTCCGCATCTCGTCCCACGAACTGGGCCACATCCTCGGCCTGCCGGACCGCAAGCCCGGCCCGTGCTCAAGCCTGATGTCCGGCTCCACTGCCGGAATCGCGTGCACGAATCCCTACCCGGACACGGTGGAGAAGGCGGAGGTCGAGGACAACTTCAGCAGCGCGCTGGCCCGGACGGGCGGAGCGGCGCGCAGCGGTGTCGTGATCGTGGACTGA
- the mgrA gene encoding L-glyceraldehyde 3-phosphate reductase produces MSHVMNPDRYDGTMGYRRTGRSGLDLPLLSLGYWHNFGDDRSFESQRAIALRAFDLGITHHDLANNYGPPYGAAETNFGRLMKQDLAPYRDELVISTKAGWDMWPGPYGQGGGSRKYMLASLDQSLRRTGLEYVDIFYSHRLDADTPLEETMGALDTAVRQGKALYVGISSYDAERSREAAAILRDLGTPLLIHQPSYSMLNRWVETDGLLDTAQEEGFGVIGFTALAQGLLTGRYLDGVPQDSRAAQGTSFDTTWLSDDMLRRLRALNDIAARRGQSLAQMALAWALRDERVTSLVIGASRPEQLEQNVAALENPDFSSEELAEIDKYATDGGVDLWRDARLGNL; encoded by the coding sequence ATGAGCCATGTCATGAATCCTGACCGCTACGACGGCACCATGGGCTACCGGCGCACCGGGCGTTCGGGGCTCGACCTGCCCCTCCTGTCCCTGGGCTACTGGCACAACTTCGGGGACGACCGGTCCTTCGAGAGCCAGCGCGCGATCGCTCTGCGCGCCTTCGACCTCGGCATCACCCATCACGACCTCGCGAACAACTACGGTCCGCCGTACGGCGCCGCGGAGACCAACTTCGGGCGGCTGATGAAGCAGGACCTCGCGCCGTACCGGGACGAGCTGGTGATCTCCACCAAGGCCGGCTGGGACATGTGGCCCGGCCCCTACGGCCAGGGCGGCGGCTCCCGCAAGTACATGCTGGCCTCGCTGGACCAGTCGCTGCGTCGTACGGGGCTGGAGTACGTGGACATCTTCTACTCCCACCGGCTCGACGCCGACACTCCCCTCGAGGAGACGATGGGGGCGCTCGACACCGCCGTCCGCCAGGGCAAGGCCCTGTATGTCGGCATCTCCTCCTACGACGCCGAGCGCAGCCGCGAGGCGGCCGCCATCCTCCGGGATCTGGGCACGCCCCTCCTCATTCACCAGCCGTCGTACAGCATGCTCAACCGCTGGGTCGAGACCGACGGCCTGCTCGACACCGCGCAGGAGGAGGGCTTCGGGGTCATCGGCTTCACGGCCCTCGCCCAGGGGCTGCTGACCGGGCGCTACCTCGACGGGGTCCCGCAGGACTCGCGAGCGGCGCAGGGGACCTCTTTCGACACCACGTGGCTGTCGGACGACATGCTGCGCAGGCTGCGCGCCCTCAACGACATCGCGGCCCGTCGCGGTCAGAGCCTGGCCCAGATGGCCCTCGCCTGGGCCCTGCGGGACGAACGCGTCACCTCGCTCGTCATCGGCGCGTCACGCCCCGAGCAGTTGGAGCAGAACGTCGCCGCACTGGAGAACCCCGACTTCAGCAGCGAGGAACTGGCCGAGATCGACAAGTACGCCACCGACGGCGGCGTCGACCTGTGGCGGGACGCCCGCCTGGGCAACCTGTGA
- the ykgO gene encoding type B 50S ribosomal protein L36: MKVRKSLRSLKSMPGAQVVRRRGTVFVINKKNPRFKARQG; the protein is encoded by the coding sequence ATGAAGGTGCGCAAGTCGTTGCGCTCGCTGAAGTCCATGCCCGGGGCGCAGGTCGTGCGCCGACGGGGCACGGTGTTCGTGATCAACAAGAAGAACCCGCGCTTCAAGGCCCGCCAGGGCTGA
- a CDS encoding type B 50S ribosomal protein L31, whose product MRVGIHPVSRPVVYRDRAADVAFLTRSTADSTRTIEWEDGNTYPVIDVEVSSASHPFYTGNSRVMDSAGRVERFERRYGRAASLTR is encoded by the coding sequence ATGAGGGTCGGCATTCACCCCGTTTCCCGCCCGGTCGTCTACCGGGACCGTGCCGCGGACGTCGCGTTCCTCACCCGTTCGACCGCGGACTCGACGAGGACGATCGAATGGGAGGACGGCAACACCTACCCGGTGATCGATGTGGAGGTGTCGTCGGCCAGCCACCCGTTCTACACGGGGAACTCGCGGGTCATGGACAGCGCGGGCCGTGTGGAGCGGTTCGAGCGGCGCTACGGACGTGCGGCGTCACTGACCCGATGA